In Allomuricauda ruestringensis DSM 13258, the following proteins share a genomic window:
- a CDS encoding DUF4138 domain-containing protein, with amino-acid sequence MKSKEVILVVLGLFCIVVVRGQRVLDTIYTNETTNVALFFPSPVQQAVTGHEGFVFSYDREEAGYVGLLQGVEGPNSNLLVITSNGGVYAYILSYAKELLQLNHFVQKEHRIGIERPNAAKVPINSTSHRVSGHNEKIIGKLLGQNSKSLARERKKGMVFRLEDMHYIENDVYLVGAIKNRSGIDFEVGYLEVLRINGSKKRRASYQEIQLEVKQTVGLSHTIATGETIRFVLVMPKFVLGDQERLKLILRELQGNRTLEIIY; translated from the coding sequence ATGAAAAGTAAGGAAGTTATCCTAGTTGTTTTGGGATTGTTTTGTATCGTTGTTGTCAGGGGACAACGGGTATTGGATACTATTTATACCAACGAAACCACCAATGTGGCACTATTCTTTCCTAGTCCCGTTCAACAGGCCGTAACGGGGCATGAAGGTTTTGTCTTTTCCTATGATAGGGAAGAGGCAGGCTATGTTGGGTTGTTGCAGGGTGTAGAGGGTCCCAATAGTAATTTATTGGTGATCACTTCAAATGGTGGGGTATATGCTTATATTCTTAGCTATGCCAAGGAGCTTTTGCAACTAAACCACTTTGTCCAGAAGGAACATCGGATTGGGATTGAGCGACCGAATGCTGCCAAAGTTCCCATCAATTCCACATCACATAGGGTCAGTGGCCATAATGAAAAAATAATTGGGAAACTGTTGGGTCAAAACTCTAAATCCTTGGCAAGGGAAAGAAAGAAAGGAATGGTATTTCGATTGGAAGATATGCATTATATCGAAAATGATGTTTATCTAGTGGGTGCTATCAAGAACAGATCGGGAATTGATTTTGAGGTAGGTTATTTGGAGGTGTTACGGATCAACGGGTCTAAAAAAAGAAGGGCCTCCTATCAAGAAATTCAATTGGAAGTAAAACAAACCGTTGGATTGTCCCATACCATTGCCACGGGAGAAACCATACGGTTTGTGCTGGTGATGCCGAAATTTGTTCTTGGGGATCAAGAACGATTAAAGTTGATATTACGGGAATTACAGGGAAATAGAACCCTTGAAATTATATATTAG
- a CDS encoding assimilatory sulfite reductase (NADPH) flavoprotein subunit has protein sequence MSDTLLKGGLEKGPFSKQQLTYLDTSLKSLNTDQLQWLAGFLTSFSRIPMERVADPIDSVWVLYGTQTGNSERLAKLTAERLDGLGIGNTLCSMGSFNPRELGKINQLLVIVSTQGLGEPPVEAEAFHNYLHGKRAPSLGHMKYSVLALGDSSYADFCQTGKEFDKVFEDLGGKRFFGRVDCDVDFEDDYEEWLDGVLNEMSQSHALSANSIEKAVPETSEMEFRTYDRKTPYEAEVLQKINLNGRNSAKETLHIELDLGDSRIQYQPGDALGVYAHNPDELMMEVVETLGLTGTENVTSHTGEKSLMEALKTDYELTPLTGANVIRYAKLTKDPRLEKIVDDNMELLEYLRGKDVLDMIRETPFKLSAETFITLLRKNSPRLYSIASSSEVYGNEVHILVSTVRYEAHGRSRGGHCSTYMADRIQEGDRISVFVEHNSRFKPPVELDVPMIMVGAGTGVAPYRSFIQQRQSDTAHGKTWLFFGDRNFSKDFLYQTEWLEYLKNGILARADVAFSRDQEEKVYVQDRLLEKGKEVYQWLEEGAYFYVCGDAQKMAKDVNHALRSIIMLHGGMTEEKAKEYMDYLRAADRYQTDVY, from the coding sequence ATGAGTGATACATTGCTAAAGGGTGGTCTGGAAAAAGGTCCTTTTTCCAAGCAACAACTCACCTACCTTGATACATCCCTCAAAAGTCTCAATACAGACCAATTGCAATGGCTTGCGGGGTTTCTTACTTCGTTTTCCCGGATACCAATGGAACGTGTGGCCGATCCGATAGATTCCGTTTGGGTGCTGTACGGAACACAGACCGGAAACAGCGAAAGATTGGCAAAGTTGACCGCGGAACGATTGGATGGGCTGGGTATTGGCAATACCCTGTGCAGCATGGGTTCCTTCAATCCGCGGGAACTTGGAAAGATAAACCAGCTATTGGTGATCGTAAGTACCCAAGGGCTGGGGGAACCGCCGGTAGAGGCCGAAGCTTTCCATAATTACCTTCATGGCAAAAGGGCCCCGTCACTTGGACATATGAAATACTCCGTCCTGGCCCTTGGGGACAGTAGCTATGCGGATTTTTGCCAGACCGGAAAAGAATTTGACAAAGTGTTTGAAGATCTTGGGGGGAAAAGATTTTTCGGAAGGGTGGATTGTGACGTTGATTTTGAGGACGACTATGAAGAGTGGCTCGACGGTGTTCTGAATGAAATGTCACAATCCCATGCCCTTTCCGCCAATAGCATTGAAAAAGCAGTTCCGGAAACTTCTGAAATGGAATTCCGTACCTATGATCGGAAGACGCCATATGAAGCAGAGGTCCTTCAAAAAATCAATCTCAATGGTAGGAATTCAGCCAAAGAGACCCTTCATATTGAACTGGACCTGGGGGATTCACGGATACAATATCAGCCAGGGGATGCCCTAGGGGTCTATGCCCATAACCCGGATGAGCTTATGATGGAGGTAGTGGAGACTTTGGGACTTACTGGTACTGAAAATGTTACATCCCATACAGGAGAAAAATCCCTCATGGAAGCCCTAAAGACGGATTATGAACTGACACCGTTGACAGGGGCCAATGTGATCAGATATGCAAAATTGACCAAAGACCCCCGTTTGGAAAAAATAGTCGATGATAATATGGAACTGTTGGAATATCTGCGTGGTAAGGATGTTTTGGACATGATCAGGGAAACCCCATTCAAATTGTCCGCTGAAACATTTATAACGCTCCTGAGAAAGAACAGTCCCCGTTTATATTCCATAGCTTCTTCAAGTGAAGTGTATGGAAATGAAGTCCATATCCTTGTGTCCACCGTCAGGTACGAGGCCCATGGTCGCAGCAGGGGCGGACATTGCTCCACCTATATGGCGGACCGCATACAGGAAGGGGATCGTATCAGTGTGTTCGTGGAGCACAACAGTAGGTTCAAACCCCCAGTGGAATTGGATGTGCCCATGATCATGGTGGGTGCCGGAACCGGGGTTGCCCCCTATAGATCTTTTATACAACAGCGACAATCGGATACGGCCCATGGTAAGACTTGGTTGTTTTTTGGAGACCGCAACTTCAGTAAGGATTTTCTGTACCAGACCGAGTGGCTCGAATATTTGAAAAATGGGATACTGGCACGTGCCGACGTAGCCTTTTCCAGGGATCAAGAGGAAAAGGTCTATGTCCAGGATCGACTGCTGGAAAAGGGAAAGGAAGTATACCAGTGGTTGGAGGAAGGTGCCTACTTCTATGTATGCGGGGATGCCCAAAAAATGGCCAAGGATGTGAACCATGCCTTGAGGTCCATCATTATGCTGCATGGGGGGATGACCGAAGAAAAAGCCAAGGAGTATATGGATTATCTAAGGGCCGCCGATCGCTATCAAACCGATGTTTATTAA
- a CDS encoding DUF5777 family beta-barrel protein, which produces MKIKEITFFLILVLLANSVLAQKGLLEILEKEQEDAPQYTMATFKATRISYGHSVETRKKGILEVSVANRFWNTPSLYSQSFGADKMNARIALEYGISDRLSTGWGGSTWDGLFDGYVKYKLIRQRSDKSGSPLSITLFQNASYYSEALGPYIDDDFSNRLSFTTQALIARKFTSDFSFQIAPTFVHKGLRFSGEDPQNHFALGFGGRYKLGGHISFVSEYYAVFNPITSRNTYGPFSIGVNWELGDVMLQFMLTNASHIVEDAYITDTAYNFNFKNPNLNFGFTATYVIHFNRKLKGLKQTGQNP; this is translated from the coding sequence ATGAAGATTAAAGAGATTACATTTTTTTTGATTTTAGTCCTTTTGGCCAATAGTGTGCTTGCTCAAAAAGGACTGTTGGAAATTTTGGAAAAGGAGCAAGAAGACGCCCCTCAATATACCATGGCTACCTTTAAGGCCACGAGAATCTCCTATGGCCATTCTGTTGAAACCCGTAAAAAAGGAATTTTGGAAGTATCGGTGGCCAACAGGTTCTGGAATACCCCAAGTCTCTATTCCCAAAGTTTTGGGGCAGATAAAATGAATGCACGTATTGCATTGGAATATGGCATCAGCGACAGACTTTCAACAGGATGGGGAGGAAGTACCTGGGATGGACTTTTTGATGGGTATGTAAAATATAAACTGATAAGGCAACGAAGCGATAAAAGCGGTTCCCCGCTCAGTATTACCCTTTTTCAGAATGCGAGCTATTACAGCGAAGCCCTTGGACCGTATATTGATGATGATTTTTCCAATAGGTTGTCGTTCACCACACAGGCGCTTATTGCAAGAAAGTTTACCTCCGATTTTTCCTTTCAAATAGCCCCAACATTTGTGCATAAAGGGTTACGGTTCTCAGGAGAAGACCCACAAAATCATTTTGCACTTGGCTTTGGGGGAAGGTATAAATTGGGAGGACATATTTCCTTTGTCTCGGAGTATTATGCGGTATTCAATCCCATTACATCAAGAAATACTTATGGACCCTTTAGCATCGGGGTAAATTGGGAATTGGGGGATGTTATGCTCCAGTTTATGCTCACAAACGCCTCACATATAGTTGAGGATGCCTATATCACGGATACAGCGTATAACTTCAATTTCAAGAACCCCAACCTCAATTTTGGCTTTACCGCCACATATGTTATCCATTTTAACCGAAAATTGAAAGGTTTGAAGCAAACAGGTCAAAACCCTTGA
- a CDS encoding preprotein translocase subunit YajC yields the protein MRNRRTRLLVIGLLLGVLIVIVYKTLYPEPRNIAAQSADFILSANELTQEMSQAEMAKKYGDKVIHTYGRISAIDGNIITLEDGVVVNLLDVSDHVLEIGDSIAIKGRCIGYDDLLEEVKLDQASIIQK from the coding sequence ATGAGAAATAGGAGAACACGGTTGCTTGTGATAGGTCTACTGCTAGGCGTTTTAATAGTCATTGTTTACAAAACATTATACCCTGAGCCTAGAAATATTGCTGCACAAAGTGCAGACTTCATCCTTTCCGCCAACGAATTGACCCAGGAGATGTCCCAGGCAGAAATGGCCAAGAAATATGGAGACAAAGTGATTCATACCTATGGAAGAATATCTGCCATTGACGGTAACATTATTACACTCGAAGATGGTGTGGTTGTAAACCTTTTGGATGTTTCTGACCACGTACTTGAGATAGGGGACAGCATTGCCATAAAAGGAAGATGTATTGGCTATGACGACTTATTGGAAGAAGTGAAATTGGATCAAGCATCCATAATTCAAAAATAA
- a CDS encoding LysR family transcriptional regulator, which produces MEIRYLRLIKAIVEEGGITRAMDVLHLSQSALSYQLKEAELQVGTQLFYRRNKKLILTPVGKKLYNSAIKILAEVDRTDEEIKRMVNGESGVIRVSTECYTSYHWLPAVLKKFNGEFPNVKIEIVFEATHHPVENLVSGNLDIAITSNLEQTDQVDFIKLFSDEMLAVVSKSHPWAKRSFIEAEDFQDVDLIIHSLPLETVSIFRSELIPKGINPKKIIVLPLTEASIELVKANLGVIVMANWALRPYLDKSIKTIKVTANGFQRQQYVARMKDRKYPMYFDYFIKFLREEIKLDAEP; this is translated from the coding sequence ATGGAGATTAGATACTTGAGATTGATAAAGGCAATCGTGGAAGAAGGGGGGATAACCCGTGCCATGGATGTGCTCCACCTGTCCCAAAGTGCCTTGAGCTATCAATTGAAGGAAGCTGAACTCCAAGTTGGCACACAATTGTTTTATCGCCGGAACAAGAAGCTCATTTTGACCCCTGTGGGCAAAAAGCTGTACAACAGTGCGATTAAAATACTTGCCGAGGTGGACAGGACCGATGAGGAGATCAAACGAATGGTCAATGGGGAGAGTGGCGTCATCCGGGTAAGCACGGAATGCTATACCAGTTACCACTGGTTGCCCGCCGTGCTGAAAAAGTTCAATGGCGAGTTCCCGAACGTGAAAATTGAAATTGTCTTTGAGGCCACCCACCACCCAGTCGAGAATTTGGTCTCCGGTAACCTTGATATTGCCATCACCAGTAATCTGGAACAGACCGATCAGGTGGATTTTATAAAACTGTTTTCTGATGAGATGCTGGCCGTGGTGAGCAAGAGCCATCCCTGGGCAAAAAGATCGTTCATCGAGGCCGAGGATTTTCAGGATGTCGACCTGATCATACATTCACTGCCCCTGGAAACGGTATCCATTTTCAGATCGGAACTGATACCCAAGGGAATCAATCCGAAAAAGATAATTGTGCTGCCCCTGACGGAGGCCTCTATCGAATTGGTGAAGGCCAATTTGGGTGTGATAGTAATGGCCAATTGGGCGCTGAGGCCCTATTTGGATAAGTCGATAAAAACTATCAAGGTAACGGCCAATGGGTTCCAGCGACAACAATATGTAGCCCGGATGAAGGATAGAAAGTACCCCATGTACTTTGATTACTTTATAAAATTTCTGCGCGAGGAGATCAAATTGGATGCCGAGCCTTAA
- a CDS encoding DUF5777 family beta-barrel protein: MKKILLALFLVPCLALAQDDLLEEIDTVTVQNDYEIAAFKGLKIVNFETTKMVPKSRLYFVVSHRFGSIKTGIEDFFGLDQAVTRLNFIYGITDGINLGISRSSFEKTYESSLKLRLVRQSENGAPFNIVSFNTVLLNGALDKDNLPGLGFEHRLSYAVQALISRKMSQKLSLEVIPTFFHDNLVSLDEQDNSQYAIGFGGRYKISNRVSLNADYGVHLNRASNSPFKNPLSVGVDIETGGHVFQLHFTNAQPMNINTFLNQATGDWDKADIYFGFNLLRIF; the protein is encoded by the coding sequence ATGAAAAAAATACTGCTCGCATTGTTCCTCGTACCCTGTTTGGCTTTGGCCCAAGATGATCTATTGGAGGAAATAGATACGGTTACGGTCCAAAACGATTATGAAATTGCCGCCTTCAAGGGGCTAAAGATCGTCAATTTTGAGACCACTAAAATGGTGCCTAAAAGCAGGCTGTACTTTGTGGTGTCGCATAGATTTGGGAGTATTAAAACAGGTATCGAAGATTTTTTTGGGCTTGACCAGGCCGTGACCAGGTTGAATTTTATCTACGGAATTACGGACGGCATCAATTTAGGGATATCCCGAAGTTCATTTGAAAAGACCTATGAAAGCTCCCTAAAACTCAGATTGGTGAGACAAAGTGAAAATGGGGCGCCTTTCAACATTGTATCGTTCAACACTGTTCTACTAAATGGGGCCTTGGACAAGGATAATTTGCCGGGGCTTGGGTTTGAACACAGATTGTCCTATGCGGTACAAGCCCTGATTTCTCGAAAAATGAGTCAAAAACTTTCGCTTGAGGTCATCCCCACCTTCTTCCATGACAATTTGGTGTCCTTGGACGAGCAGGACAACTCACAATATGCCATTGGATTTGGGGGAAGGTATAAAATCTCCAATCGGGTTTCGTTGAATGCGGACTATGGCGTTCACTTGAACAGGGCTTCAAATTCACCGTTCAAAAATCCATTGTCCGTGGGGGTGGATATAGAAACTGGGGGACACGTTTTTCAATTGCATTTTACCAATGCACAACCCATGAACATCAATACATTTTTAAACCAAGCCACAGGAGATTGGGACAAGGCAGATATTTATTTTGGATTTAACCTGCTTCGGATTTTTTAA
- a CDS encoding OB-fold protein produces the protein MPKKIKFLVFATLFGVALLFGWGLLGTKKTNVMNTSAEVEITAQNLLSVFNDGNQELMNGLKTEQIVEVTGLVKETNLMNGRMTVLLKGNNDSPPYIICDMMPHQKKTVSQFKPNDSVKIKGIFKGYLKDAVFLDCIVTFSQAND, from the coding sequence ATGCCCAAAAAAATAAAATTCCTAGTTTTTGCAACACTATTTGGTGTTGCATTGCTATTTGGATGGGGACTACTGGGCACGAAAAAGACAAATGTGATGAATACCAGTGCGGAAGTGGAGATCACAGCACAAAATTTATTATCTGTTTTTAATGATGGAAACCAAGAATTAATGAATGGCTTAAAAACCGAACAAATTGTTGAGGTAACGGGCTTGGTAAAAGAAACCAATTTGATGAATGGAAGGATGACCGTGCTGTTAAAAGGAAATAATGATAGCCCTCCTTATATTATATGTGATATGATGCCCCATCAAAAGAAGACAGTATCACAATTCAAACCAAACGATTCTGTCAAAATAAAGGGTATTTTCAAGGGATATCTCAAGGATGCCGTATTTTTGGACTGCATTGTTACTTTTAGCCAAGCGAATGATTAA
- a CDS encoding peroxiredoxin, whose translation MSLKIGDTAPDFSAETTLGKIDFYDWTNGRWVILYSHPADYTPICTTELGRTAQLKDEFEKRNTSVLALSVDDVESHRGWIKDINETANTQVEFPIIADSDKTIANAYQMIHENASSSVTVRTVYFIGPDKKIKATITYPASTGRNFAEILRVLDSLQLTSEFSVGTPVDWEDGQEVVISPSVGNEEIPERFPKGHREVKPYLRYTPQPNK comes from the coding sequence ATGAGTTTAAAGATTGGAGACACTGCTCCTGATTTCAGTGCGGAAACAACTTTGGGAAAAATTGATTTTTATGATTGGACAAATGGACGTTGGGTCATACTGTATTCGCACCCTGCGGATTATACCCCCATTTGTACCACGGAATTGGGCCGCACCGCCCAACTGAAAGATGAATTTGAAAAACGGAACACCTCAGTGCTGGCCCTTAGTGTAGATGATGTGGAATCCCATAGAGGATGGATAAAGGACATCAATGAAACCGCCAATACCCAAGTCGAGTTCCCCATTATAGCCGATTCGGACAAGACCATCGCGAATGCGTATCAAATGATCCATGAAAATGCATCAAGTTCCGTTACGGTACGCACCGTGTATTTCATTGGACCCGACAAAAAAATAAAGGCGACCATAACCTATCCAGCATCCACCGGACGAAACTTTGCAGAAATCCTGAGAGTTTTGGACTCCCTACAACTGACCTCCGAATTCAGTGTGGGGACCCCAGTGGATTGGGAAGACGGACAAGAGGTAGTGATATCCCCATCCGTGGGGAATGAGGAGATCCCGGAAAGATTCCCAAAAGGACACCGTGAAGTGAAACCGTATTTGAGGTATACCCCGCAGCCGAACAAATGA
- a CDS encoding YceI family protein: protein MIKHTFLCISILIFSHELRAQKVIARQGHVAFFSYTSVENIKAENNQVLGIVDLQHGDIAVSMLMNAFIFEKALMREHFNESYVESDIFPKATFEGTIQDFDVNQQEDQTRIVKGNFSMHGVTKELEIKARIEHINENYIISGTFEAVVKDYEIKIPPLLAGNIAKTVSVNFRFECLPYED, encoded by the coding sequence ATGATTAAGCATACCTTTCTTTGTATTAGTATTTTAATTTTCAGCCATGAATTAAGGGCGCAGAAGGTGATTGCCAGACAGGGGCACGTAGCTTTTTTTTCGTATACATCGGTTGAGAATATAAAAGCTGAAAACAATCAGGTGCTGGGAATCGTAGATTTACAGCATGGGGATATAGCGGTAAGTATGCTGATGAACGCCTTTATTTTTGAAAAGGCCCTGATGCGTGAACATTTCAATGAAAGCTATGTGGAATCCGACATATTTCCCAAGGCCACTTTTGAAGGGACCATACAGGACTTTGATGTCAATCAGCAAGAAGACCAGACGAGAATAGTGAAAGGCAATTTCTCCATGCATGGGGTAACCAAGGAACTGGAAATCAAAGCCAGAATCGAACACATAAATGAAAACTATATAATATCTGGCACTTTTGAAGCCGTGGTAAAGGATTATGAGATAAAAATACCGCCCCTTTTGGCCGGTAATATAGCCAAAACTGTTTCCGTGAATTTTAGATTTGAATGTTTGCCATATGAAGATTAA
- a CDS encoding LytR/AlgR family response regulator transcription factor, whose product MRKDKLYLFTFLSVAIIYLIVTMVAITYFLEATTYELIDSQLEFGKKETKTFATLVSNELLNGTPKDTVVAQVQEGLHDTDQNNVFLSIIDWSGKIVCHPEIQNVGQSARSEESFVSSVADNLTATEFYNFFKEVDVSENPSEVTFMFPIENSDWIAVSHINLKKLSSKTERLKYRFYTIFSIIGLIIIPTFVMTTRYIGAIYEKRLELQKQKLEDEVLNLSKLNRAVGDYQQKVTEHSNSNVTKKRILTQLKNELLSIPIEEIAYIYTENSITYVVGIDGKKSTSNSSLDELFSYLDGTTFFRANRQFIIAISSINKIVKYGNSQLKILVNPGTNVDILISKNKAAEFKNWLNL is encoded by the coding sequence ATGAGAAAAGACAAATTATACTTATTTACTTTTTTGTCCGTCGCCATTATTTACTTAATCGTGACCATGGTGGCCATTACCTATTTTTTGGAAGCTACCACATACGAACTCATTGATTCGCAATTGGAGTTTGGCAAAAAGGAAACCAAAACGTTTGCCACATTGGTGAGCAATGAGTTGCTGAACGGCACCCCAAAGGATACTGTAGTGGCACAGGTTCAAGAAGGTCTGCATGACACCGATCAGAACAATGTTTTTTTGAGTATCATTGATTGGTCCGGTAAAATTGTTTGCCATCCAGAGATACAAAATGTAGGGCAAAGTGCACGTTCCGAGGAGTCTTTTGTTTCCTCTGTTGCCGATAATTTGACCGCCACAGAGTTCTACAACTTTTTCAAGGAAGTGGATGTTTCCGAAAACCCTTCCGAAGTTACTTTTATGTTTCCGATTGAAAATTCTGATTGGATTGCGGTTTCCCACATAAACCTTAAAAAACTAAGCTCCAAAACAGAACGGCTCAAGTATCGGTTTTATACCATTTTTTCCATCATTGGACTTATCATCATCCCCACTTTTGTAATGACCACCCGCTACATTGGGGCTATTTATGAAAAGCGTCTGGAACTGCAAAAACAAAAATTGGAGGATGAGGTCTTAAATCTTTCAAAGTTGAATCGGGCCGTTGGGGATTATCAGCAAAAAGTTACGGAGCATTCGAACTCCAATGTGACCAAGAAAAGAATCTTGACACAATTGAAAAACGAACTTCTATCCATTCCAATAGAAGAAATAGCCTATATCTATACCGAAAACTCAATAACGTATGTTGTTGGTATTGATGGGAAAAAATCGACGAGCAATTCCAGCCTTGATGAACTGTTCTCTTATTTGGATGGAACCACATTCTTTAGGGCCAATCGTCAGTTTATCATTGCTATTTCAAGCATCAATAAGATTGTAAAGTACGGTAATAGTCAATTAAAGATATTGGTAAATCCCGGAACCAATGTCGATATTTTGATTAGCAAGAACAAAGCGGCCGAATTTAAAAATTGGCTGAACTTATAA
- a CDS encoding YceI family protein codes for MVFSGRIGIKISVLIGMLCLGFTYAQERYIDRKGVVVFEASEKLFEPVKAKNESVSVLFDASNNKIASLALMRGFHFKNSLMQEHFNENYIESDQYPKALFKGEIVDFDIDHAGSTTQEYVIKGTLEIRGITKKIEPTVQIQRIDNVMAISGSFIVLPEDFNIEIPKIVENKIAKKVLVKLDFKLIGDYEK; via the coding sequence ATGGTATTTTCGGGAAGAATTGGAATCAAAATAAGTGTGTTAATTGGAATGTTGTGCCTTGGATTTACCTATGCACAGGAGAGGTATATTGATAGAAAGGGCGTGGTGGTTTTTGAGGCTTCCGAAAAGCTGTTTGAACCGGTAAAGGCAAAAAACGAATCTGTTTCGGTGCTATTTGATGCATCGAACAATAAGATAGCATCATTGGCCCTTATGCGAGGGTTTCATTTCAAGAATTCCTTGATGCAGGAACACTTCAACGAAAATTATATTGAATCGGACCAATACCCTAAGGCTCTGTTCAAGGGGGAGATCGTGGACTTTGATATTGACCATGCCGGTAGCACCACACAGGAGTATGTTATAAAGGGTACTCTTGAAATTAGGGGAATAACCAAAAAGATTGAACCCACGGTCCAAATCCAAAGAATAGATAATGTTATGGCAATAAGTGGCAGCTTTATAGTGCTTCCAGAGGATTTCAATATTGAAATCCCCAAGATAGTTGAGAACAAAATTGCCAAAAAGGTATTGGTGAAACTTGATTTTAAACTTATTGGTGATTATGAGAAATAG